AAAAAACCCTGATAGAATCATCTATCAGGGTTAAAATAAAAGTTGGCAACGACTTACTCTCCCACCTTTTACGGCAGTACCATCAGCGCTGGTGGGCTTAACTTCTCTGTTCGGAATGGGAAGAGGTGTACCCCACCGCTATAGTCACCATAAAGCGTTAAATATCTTTATGATACGGTAGTATCAGTATTTTATAATTAATCCAATCGTTTTGGGATTAATCAACATGTTAATGTGAAAGAGTCTTAAAGTAAACACAAGACTGTTGAACGGAAAGCTACGGATAATTAGTACTACTCGGCTATGACATCACTGCCTTTACACCTGTAGCCTATCAACCCCATCATCTATAGGGTTCCTTTAAAGAAGTCTCATCTTGAGGCGGGTTTCGCGCTTAGATGCTTTCAGCGCTTATCCCTTCCAAACATAGCTACCCAGCGATGCACCTGGCGGCACAACTGGTACACCAGCGGTTTGTCCAATCCGGTCCTCTCGTACTAAGATCAGGTCCTCTCAAACTTCTAGCGCCCACAACAGATAGAGACCGAACTGTCTCACGACGTTCTGAACCCAGCTCGCGTGCCACTTTAATGGGCGAACAGCCCAACCCTTGGGACCTTCTCCAGCCCCAGGATGTGACGAGCCGACATCGAGGTGCCAAACCTCCCCGTCGATGTGAGCTCTTGGGGGAGATCAGCCTGTTATCCCCAGAGTACCTTTTATCCTTTGAGCGATGGCCCTTCCATGCGGAACCACCGGATCACTATATCCGTCTTTCGACCCTGATCGACTTGTAGGTCTCACAGTCAAGCTCCCTTATGCTATTGCGCTCTGCGCACGGTTACCAAGCGTGCTGAGGGAACCTTTGAAAGCCTCCGTTACTCTTTTGGAGGCGACCACCCCAGTCAAACTACCCACCACACAATGTCTCCCGCTATGCGGGATTAGGCATCAGATAAAATAAGGGTGGTATTTCAACAACGACTCCACCATGCCTGGCGACACAGCTTCGAAGTCTCCCACCTATCCTACACATATTTTACCCAATGTCAATGTGAAGCTATAGTAAAGGTTCATGGGGTCTTTTCGTCCCGTTGCGGGTAAGCGGCATCTTCACCGCTACTACAATTTCACCGAGCTCGTGGCCGAGACAGTGCCCAGATCGTTACACCATTCGTGCAGGTCGGAACTTACCCGACAAGGAATTTCGCTACCTTAGGACCGTTATAGTTACGGCCGCCGTTTACTGGGGCTTCAGTTCAACGCTTCGCAGATAAATCTGCTAACGTCCCCCCTTAACCTTCCAGCACCGGGCAGGTGTCAGGCCTTATACTTCATCTTTCGATTTCGCAAAGCCATGTGTTTTTGTTAAACAGTCGCCTGGGCCTCTTCACTGCGGCCTCATCATCACTGACGAGGCGCCCCTTCTCCCGAAGTTACAGGGCCATTTTGCCTAGTTCCTTAGCCACGGATCACTCGAGCACCTTAGGATTCTCTCCTTGACTACCTGTGTCGGTTTGCGGTACAGGTACCTTATACATATGTTTAGAGGATTTTCTTGGAAGTCTGATTAGGTCCACTATCCACGCTGCCGAAGCGTTGTGGTACTATCAGGTTCAGCTAGTCTTGCGGATTTACCTACAAAACCATTACCTACACCCTTCAACGTACTATTCCGTCAGTACGCGGGACTTTCACTACTCCGTCACCCCATCACTCTATAAGGTAGTACAGGAATATTAACCTGTTATCCATCGACTACGCCTCTCGGCTTCGCCTTAGGACCTGACTAACCCTCAGCTGATTAGCATTGCTGAGGAAACCTTAGTCTATTGGTGTGCTAGTTTCTCACTAGCATTATCGTTACTTATGCCTACATTTGCTTTTCCATCCGCTCCAGCATGGCTGACGCCACACCTTCACCGCAAATGGAATGCTCCCCTACCTCTTATGCCGATAAATCGACACAAGACCATAGCTTCGGTTGTATATTTGATGCCCGATCATTATCGATGCCCTGTCGCTCGACCAGTGAGCTGTTACGCACTCTTTAAATGAATGGCTGCTTCCAAGCCAACATCCTGGCTGTCTAAGCAACTGAACCGCCTTAGTTCAACTTAATATACAATTGGGGACCTTAGCTGATGGTCCGGGTTCTTTCCCTCTCGGACAAGGACCTTAGCACCCTTGCCCTCACTCCCGGGATAATTTGATAGCATTCGGAGTTCATCAGGATTTGGTAGGATTTGACTCCCCCTAGTCCTATTGGTAGCTCTACCTCTATCAAACATCTCCCGAGGCTGTTCCTAAAAACATTTCGGGGAGTACGAGCTATTTCCCAGTTTGATTGGCCTTTCACCCCTACCCACAGTTCATCCAAAGACTTTTCAACGTCAACTGGTTCGGGCCTCCATTCCGTGTTACCGGAACTTCACCCTGACCATGGGTAGATCACAAGGTTTCGCGTCTACTTCCCCTGACTATGTCGCCCTATTCAGACTCGCTTTCGCTTCGGCTGCCCCCGTCAACGGGGTTAACCTTGCCAAGAAAAGTAACTCGTAGGCTCATTATGCAAAAGGCACGCGGTCACTACACGAAGTAGCTCCCACCGCTTGTAAGCGTATGGTTTCAGGTTCTATTTCACCCCGTTATTCACGGTACTTTTCACCTTTCCTTCACAGTACTTGTTCGCTATCGGTCTCTCAGTAGTATTTAGCCTTACCGGATGGTGCCGGCTGATTCAAACGGGATTTCTCCGGTCCCGCCCTACTCAGGATACTGCTAGGTATGTACAACTTTCCTTTACGGGGCTCTCACCCTCTATGGCTCGGTTTCCCAACCGATTCATGTTCATTGTACAAGTCCACGTTGCAGTCCTACAACCCCACACCAGCCTTAACTGATGTGGTTTGGGCTTTTCCGCGTTCGCTCGCCACTACTTGCGGAATCACTATTGTTTTCTCTTCCTCCGGGTACTTAGATGTTTCAGTTCTCCGGGTTAGCCTACCTAATAAATTAGATATAATACATCTTCAATGTACTGGGTTGTCCCATTCGGAAATCTACGGATTAATTTGTATGTGCCAATCCCCGTAGCTTATCGCAGCTTATCACGTCCTTCATCGCCTCTGAGAGCCAAGGCATCCGCCATACGCCCTTATTTACTTTCTCGTATCTCTTATGTTTACCTTAATTCTACTCTTTCACAACATGTCAATGAACTTGTGCTTCCCTTGAATCTGCTCGATTCTCCTACTCTTTATCCACTAACATTGGCTCGTGTAATTGATAAAGTATGTAAAGGGTAGCCGTGTGGTTAGCCAACATCTCTGTTCTTCTAACCAATTTCTTTTAAATGTACTTTTAAGCTCTCCTTAAAAGTAGTGATATCATCACAATCTCTAAAATCTGCATTCTAAAGTTGTGGAGGATATCGGAGTCGAACCGATGACCTCCTGCGTGCAAGGCAGGCGCTCTAGCCAGCTGAGCTAATCCCCCAAGATTAATTACTAAGTATACAATTACTAATTAATAATTGTATAGTAGTCTCGGGCAGACTCGAACTGCCGACCTCTACATTATCAGTGTAGCGCTCTAACCAGCTGAGCTACGAGACTGGCTTTAAATCACCTTCTCAGGTAACTATTCACCAACCTTCACCCTTTTGGTAGGCCGGTTCTCTCAATATTTAATGTTAATCGCGTCCATTCGACCGACTAAATAATAATTTTGAATAAATGTACAAGATAACAAACCTCGTAGCGCAAGGTCTCCAGAAAGGAGGTGTTCCAGCCACACCTTCCGGTACGGCTACCTTGTTACGACTTAGCCCTAGTCGCTGGTTTAACCCTAAACAGCGCCTTGCGGCAACCATCTTCAGGTCCTCCCAACTCCCATGGCTTGACGGGCGGTGTGTACAAGGTCCGGGAACGTATTCACCGCGTCATTGCTGATACGCGATTACTAGCGATTCCAACTTCATAGGGTCGAGTTGCAGACCCCAATCCGAACTGAGATGCACTTTTTGAGATTGGCTTGCTGTTGCCAGCTTGCTACCCTCTGTATGCACCATTGTAGCACGTGTGTAGCCCTGGACGTAAGGGCCATGATGACTTGACGTCGTCCCCTCCTTCCTCTCTGCTTGCGCAGGCAGTCTTCCTAGAGTCCCCATCATTACATGCTGGCAACTAAGAATAGGGGTTGCGCTCGTTGCGGGACTTAACCCAACACCTCACGGCACGAGCTGACGACAGCCATGCAGCACCTTGCACCTTGTCCCGAAGGAAAACTCTATCTCTAAAGCTGTCAAGGGCATTCTAGCCCAGGTAAGGTTCCTCGCGTATCATCGAATTAAACCACATGCTCCACCGCTTGTGCGGACCCCCGTCAATTCCTTTGAGTTTCATCCTTGCGGACGTACTCCCCAGGTGGATCACTTAACGCTTTCGCTTGGCCGCTAACAGTATATCGCTAACAGCGAGTGATCATCGTTTACGGCATGGACTACCAGGGTATCTAATCCTGTTCGCTCCCCATGCTTTCGTGCCTCAGCGTCAGTTACGGCTTAGTAAGCTGCCTACGCTATCGGTGTTCTTTATGGTATCTATGCATTTCACCGCTACACCATAAATTCCGCCTACTTCAACCGTACTCAAGCCCCCCAGTATCAATGGCAGTTCCGCAGTTAAGCTGCGGGCTTTCACCACTGACTTAAGGGGCCGCCTACGCACCCTTTAAACCCAATAAATCCGGACAACGCTCGCACCCTCCGTATTACCGCGGCTGCTGGCACGGAGTTAGCCGGTGCTTATTCCTACAGTACCGTCAATTGTCCACGCATGGACTTTTTCTTCCTGTAGAAAAGTAGTTTACAACCCAGAAGGCCGTCATCCTACACGCGGCATGGCTGGATCAGGCTCTCGCCCATTGTCCAATATTCCCTACTGCTGCCTCCCGTAGGAGTCTGGTCCGTGTCTCAGTACCAGTGTGGGGGATCATCCTCTCAGAACCCCTACTGATCATTGCCATGGTGGGCCGTTACCCCGCCATCTAGCTAATCAGACGCATGCCCATCTTTTACCGATAAATCTTTAATCATTAAACCATGCGATCTTATGATACCATGGGGTATTAATTCGAGTTTCCCCGAGCTATCCCCCTGTAAAAGGTAGGTTGCATACGCGTTACGCACCCGTGCGCCACTCTCATCTAAACCGAAGTCTAGAATCCCGTTCGACTTGCATGTATTAGGCCTGCCGCTAGCGTTCATCCTGAGCCAGGATCAAACTCTCCATTGTATATAGATTTTTCTTCTTCGCTCCGAAAAGCTCCAAAGGCTTCGCAATCTCTTGCTTCAGCTTATGTGTTTGAACCGTGGCTACTTTCTCAAAGTACTATAAATAGTATTTAAGTGGTTTGCTATCTTGTCGTACATTCATTCAAAGAACTTTTGCTCGCCTTAATGACTCATATAACTATCACACTCTTGGCTATTCTCGTAAGGTGTGATACCCTATATAATGTCGGCTCGCTCTGTGGCGCTCAACTGTCTCCAGTTTGAAAACCTTATTTTTTACTGATTAAAAACTTTCTCTTTAATCTGTTTTGCTTTTCGTTATTCCCGAAAGCGGATGCAAAGATAAGCGGTTTGTTTCTTACTTTCCAAAATAAATTTGAAAAAGTTTTAAGTTATTTTTTTGAGCTTTCTGCTTCTCTAATCTTACCATTAAATTAGCCGCTACCCGCTTTTCATCTTGTCAATTTCTTGTTTCCGTCTCGCGCTTTCCGTGATTGGGAGTGCAAAGGTAAAACAAGTTTTTGTTTTCGCAATGATTATTTGAAAATAAATTTAAAAAGTTTTTCTAACCCTATTATCAAACACTCATCACTTCCTCTCCTCCTCTTATCAACCCCCTCTCTCGCTTCTCAACCCCCACACGCTTTCCGTATTGGGAGTGCAAATGTAGAAGCTTTTTCTTTCTAAACAATGAAGAAATAGTAATTAAATTTGAAATAATTTCAATCTATTGAAAGCCACTACTTTAAAAGTTTAAGTAGCTAGGGCTTAGAATATCTGAAAACAAAAAAACCTCCGAACAGGAGGTTTTAGTACCTTGTTCTGCAGTACAAAAACTGTACTTCTTTTCTAAATATTACTTGTGAGAAAACAGCTCTATCCATAAAATCAGTAAGATGGAATTGTGTTGGAGCAAAAAATTCTGATTTATAAAAATCAATTAAGTTTCTAAATTTAGTATTATAACAATTAAAGGTTTGGAATTTACATTCATGAAACTGAACCTTTGACTTTACAGGTATCATTGGCATATTTACTCTATCCAAAAAAGAAGTTTTATAGAAACTTAGAGTTGAGTTAATTGAAAGTACAAAATTCACTACCTGAATAATCATATTACTAAATTGCATTTCTAATTTTTCACCTAAATCAGAATCAATTAGTAAATATTTAATATAACAAAAGTCAAAACGAATAGTAAAAGAATCTAGACCGTAGATTTTTGACAAAGTACTTGTTTCAGAAAGATTCTCACTTCTAATGAGTCTCACATGCTTAGGTAATTTCTTACCAAATGTTTCATCCTGAATTATAAAAGTATTAATAAAGCAACATCTTTCAATTTTGAATGATCTATGGTTATTATCACCAGCATATCGATGATTAAAAGATGAAAATAAATTCAAAACAATTTGCCCCTTAACCATAAAAGCAGGTTGTTTTAAAAAGGATCGATAGTAACAATACAATATATAGAATCTATTAAAGGAGATCTTCCCATCAATGATCACCAAGGATTTATTTGAATATTCTATGATTTGTACATCTAAATTATTCGACATCGTCTACTACTCTAAAATTCAACTTAAAAAGATAAAACTTTATTTAGCTCCTTCTTAAAAACTACTTTCCTTATCTATTGCTTTTGTCCAAACACAGTCTGACTTTAAAACCTAGAAAAACACTTAGACAAACAGCTATGAAAGATTAAAACCAATTGTCGTGGAAAAAAGGAACTGACAGCTAATACACATACAACGTGCATTAATAAAGGTAGCATAAACGAAAATGAAAAACCAATGAATTAAAATCATGAAATCAAAAATACCCAATCAAAAAAGTAATCTAGCTACTTACATAAAGAGTTACATTTCAATTTGATCTCGAAATAGTAGAATATCGGCTTATAGTAAAAATATTTTTGTCACCCATTCTACCACCTATAAAACAAAAAAGCCCTGAAAATCAAATGATAAACAGGGCTTCTCTTAATCCAAATTCTATGTTGACAATTAATTCACCAATACTTTCCTTGTACTAACTCCATTTGGGCCATCAACTTTTATATAATAAACACCTGATTTCAGTCTAGAGATATCCAATTTAGTTTTTTGATTTTTAATAGGTTGGGTAGATAATAAATTACCTGAATTTGAAAGTAAACTCATTTCATAACTTTCATTTGTTTTATAGTCTTCAATGACAACTTCAGTTTCCGAAGAAGTTGGATTAGGTGACAATGAAACCCTAAAACCACTATTACATTCGTATTTAGTGTTATAATCTATATCATTTATTGAACTGAAATCACCACAAATACTGCCTAATCTAAAGGTCAATAAATCATTTTCAGGATCATCTGAAGTTGTGAAATAGACGATACTTTGCCCTAATTCAGTATTAGTATTAATATTTCCGACAGTCGCTCCCGTTCCAGTCCAATCTACCTCTTGTAGCTTATTAATAATATTTTCATCTTCAATTGTAAGCAAACAAATATAATCTGTATTTGGACACAACTGTTCCTCAACAAATATTCCACCTCCCACAGCATCACCAAATGCATAATTAACACTAACTGGTTGATTCAAAAATGCACCTGATATAATTTCTTTTGTAACCTTAGCTGTACTTCCACAAGCTTCATCAAGTCTTAAATTTGCAATCAAATTGACACTACCACTAAAGCCTTGTTCAACTCTAATTCTAATCAAATCCGAAGACTGTTCAACAACTGTAAAAAATTCATCTTCTCCATTTTCAGATTCGAATGTGAAATCATTAATTAAATCCCAATTATTCAACCTAAATTCAATCTCATCCCCTACACAAACATATTCTGGGCCTGTTAAATTTATATTTTCAGTATCAATATTAACCCCATTACCAACTTCATAATCATAGGGAAATTCTCCTGAACCAATATATTCTATTTCAGTATTGATGAATAAATTTCCTGAATTATTAACAATTTCAGCCCCTTCTTCAAAAATAAATTGACTTCCGCAATCCATTGTTAAGGATGAACCTTCGTTGATTACCAATCTACTTCCTTCATTAAATCTTAAACTTGTGCCTGAAAGCATATATAGTTCACCTGTAAAATCAGCTCCGTCACCAATAATGATTTCCCCACTATCTTCAACCGTAATTTCAGTAGGCCTATAATTACAATTACTAACGCCAGAAGCAGTTACCCTAATGTGAGAATCAACGTTCGGATTCGATATATTAGAAGAAGGAAAAGCTGAGGCAACATCATTATTGATCAGCAAACTTTCACCATTATTAATAAAGCCACTGTATATTCTATTATCGGTAAATTCTGTAAAGTTATAGTATGGCTCACCTGAAAAAGTAAAATTTGTAGTTGACAAATCTAGTGGCGTGAAATCATTATTTCTGATTACTTCTTCTAAGAATAAGGCTTCATTGAAATTAGTAAAAGTGGTATGTCGCTCATTAAAGGTGGGTTCTAGGTTAGCATCTAAAAAATCGGCATCTGGTGCTGCATAATTATCAAACTCCGTCAGATTATTACCTAATATATTAGCATTCCGTACATCCATAAAATAATCTTCATTATTTTCAATATCGATATCCAAGGCACTCACTGTGGGGATATGGCTAAAAACCCCTGGCCCGGCATCCACTATAAATTCTGGAATACCATCTAATCCATAATTAAAACTTCCCCCTGGTGCAAAATCTAATGGCGCTTGATTTCTTGTCTTCACAGTTCTAATATTCAATGGGATCGGAATTAAAAGTAAATTACCAAAAACAGATCCTCTGTAAATCACCTCTATATTGTTTGTAGGATTAGAAGGCTCAACCCTAAACCTTGAGTAGTAATTATTTGACGCTACAATACCTATAATTTTAAAAGAATCTAATAATCTTTGGAATCCACTCATTTCTCGTATATCAGGATTAACACCCTCTCCAATTCTTCTAATAGCTCTTAAAATTCCGTTGATTGCCCCAAAATAATTAAGCCTAAACAAACGATCATTCTGATCAAAAGGCAATCCTTCTCCAATTTGAGAACCATTGGCAATGGCAATATTCCTAGTATTTTGTGGCATACCCAGCTGATGATACTCCTCCATAAAGGCATTATGATGGGTGGCATTTTCTCTTATTTGTTGAATTAAAAGCTGTTTAGTAGCTGGTCTGTCAAATATTTTACTCCCTATATCTTGAGTGAAATTTTCAAAATCAATATCAAATTCATCAGGATCAATGATCCCGCTCCTCATAATCCGCTTTACTTCCTCTACACTTTCCTCTAATTGGGGCATATAACTTATATGATCTACCATATATTGCATGCCTAAAGGAAAATTAGCCCCTCTGTGCGGACTGTCAAAAGATATGTATAACCTTGTATCATGTTCTTCAGACTCCCTGCCATCTAAAGGACGTTCCATTTCAGCTAGTGCATACCTTGCCACTAAACCTCCCATACTTGATCCTAAGACCACATTAGGCTCAACGCTTCCATTATCAGCCTTCATTTCATTAACTATTTTAAGTAAAGTTTGAACCAAATAAGCATTTCGCTGAATGGGTTCAGCTCCATTATCGTAATTAAGGTATATTAAATCATATCCTGCATTTTGGAGGCTATTTCTCATATTAAATCTTAATGAATTAAAAAAACCTTCATAATCAGAATTGCCATTAAAAACATCATATTCAGGGGGGTTGAAACCCTCTATGATAATAAATGGTTTTCTTAATTGATCGTTTCCACATCCATATTCAATGCTTACTGTTCCTCCTGCTGTTTCTCCTTCATAAGACCTTCCAGCATCAATATGAAATTCCTCATCAGCTATACCTACATATCTTTGGCTTGTGCTATTACTGTTTTCGGTCACCTCAATTATAGATTGACTATAGGCAAAACTGCAATCTTCATAAGTTAACCTCACCACAATTTCCTTTTCTCCTATATCTTCATAATCCACCGCTATTACATCATCCCATGTAAGCTCTATAAATCCATTCTCATCATCAAAATCTATTGCTATTGATTCAATATTTTTGCTTTGATGTTGAACATATAATTCACGATCTAAACGAAATTGTTGGTTCCTTCCTTCAAGTTGTAAGCTAAGTGGACTAGCAAATAACCAATTAATCGTCTCTAAATATTCATAGGGTTCCCCAATAGGATTTAAAACTCCATCCTCAAATGACAAAGCATCCGACTCAATAGCAGTGGGTTTTAATCGATTGATTTCCATGTTCAGAATCGCAATAGGTACAACACTATCAGTATCCTTAGAATTCGCTAGCTTCTCAAAAAAATCTTCTTGATTCATTATCGGATACTCATTTTCATTCCCAACCCAAGATTTTTCAAGAGTACTAAAGACTTGGCTAAAATTGAGCAAGTCGACCTTATTGCTATCATTCAAAACCCCATAGCCTTGTTCTTGATCATCGAGGACGCTGATGACTTCAATTTTTTCATCAATATGTCGTAGCCACCTTCTAATCCTTGGTAATTGGGGAGGATAGTTTAATGATATATCCAATAAATATTGTTTTTCGTTGTTATATTGATTGTACCATTCTTCTGTATCAATATCAAAAAAAACACAAGGAAATACATTATCACCAGTTAATCCTCGTACTTCTATCAAACTGTCAATAGTGAAAATATTTAGTATTAAGTCACTATTCCAAACATCGGTTTCATTTTCAGCATTGCGCTTGAACACCCCATAAAGATGTTTCCATTGTTGGTGTTCAGTGGTATCTTTCAAGAATTGTGGAATACCTGTAAAATTGCCAAAATCCATGGCGCTTAAGGAACGGTCAACTAAAAAGCCAGTGGTAATATCAGCATTATCAATGTTTTGAAATATTTCCTCGGCTGCCTCACTTACCGTCCGATTAATGGAATCCACCACTTCAACTTCCTGAGCATAGATTTTAGTTACAAAAATTAGGAATAAAACAATTGGGTAAAGTTTCTTCATTGGTTTGAAATTTGAGTGAAAAGTTTATTGAAATAATTAAGGGAAGTATTAACGATAACGGATATCAAAGCGACCCTCAGTGACCCTAATGGTGTCACATTCGTTTTCGATCGTAAATTCAAATGTTCCTGCCAGAATGAAATCCCGAGGACTATATTCTAAAATTTCGAAATGACCTGCGCTTGAATCAGTTTCAAAAAAACAATCCCCCAAATTTGCTGCGGCTGCACTAAATGGAAAACTATTTATCTCCGAATTCAAATTTTCATCGCAGCAATCTATAAAATATAATTGAATGGTTTCTCTATCAGCATCTCTAAAAGCTTGAAGTTCAAATTCTCCAGAATTTGAAAGTGAAACATTCAATTTAGGATTATTAATACCTCCTTTAGGCAACCAAACCTCCCCATTTACCAAACAACCAAAGGTGTTTTTGCCTTCTGTGGTAATAGGGGGCAATTCTGGTTCAGGTTTAATCAGAGATTCACAAGATGTGAAAAGGAATAGAACTATTAAATGGGAAAGAAAAATTTTCATGGGGTATTGTTTTGGTTTATTTTAAACTAAAATAAAAGTTTAATTTTTATAAAAACAAAATAGGTGAAATTTTCAAATGTACTTTTTGGTACAGTCAGTAACGAAAATATACTTACGTCACCTACTTAAATTAACATACGACTGGTAACGAGGAATTTCAGAAAGATTAGTCGAGTAAGAATTCTTTTGAAGTAGTTTAAATTAAATATAATATCTAACAAAAATGTTATGCTTTTCTATTTATAATAAAAAAGTTTGCCACCTATTTTGCCACCTATATAATAAAAAAGCCCTGAAAATCAGATGATTAACAGGGCTATGTGTACCTTGGGCCGGAGTCGAACCGGCACGGGTGTTACCCCATTGGTGTTTGAGACCAACGCGTCTACCAATTCCGCCACCAAGGCATTTCAAGACAAAACGTTAAAGCATTTCCTTAACGGGATGCAAATATAGCTAATGATTATTAAAATAAAACAGGTGACTCATAAAAAAATAAAAAAAGAATCTCTCATTAAAAATCTTCTAGTCGTTTTCTATCCTACTTACAAGATAATCCTCTCAATATCAACACAATGCATAATTTTACATTTCAAATTCGCTTAACTCAAGCCAACGCATTTCTAATTCCTCTAATTTTTTGTTAATTTCATTTAATTCTTTACCCCAATTAGAAAAATCATCTGTATCCCCTTTTCCTTTTGCTAAATTAACTTCCAATTCTTCCTTTTGCTTATTTAATAATGGAATCTCCTTGTCGATTAATTCTAATTCCCTTTTCTCCTTATAACTTAACTTTTGCTTATCCTCTACCTTTGGCTTCTCTTTGTTGATTGTTTCTGTTGGTTTTGTACTTTTTACTTTGGGCTTCTGATCTTTTATAGCTCGATAATTCGTGTAATTACCATTAAAGATTTTAATCTGATTATCTCCTTCAAAAAGAAACAATTGATCAGTTAGGTTATCCATAAAATATCTATCATGCGATACTATAATTAAACAACCTTGAAATCTGTTGAGAAAGTCCTCTAATATTGAGAGTGTCTGTAAATCCAAGTCATTGGTAGGTTCATCCAAAATCAGGAAGTTTGGATTCTTGATAAGCACTAATAGCAATTGCAATCTTCTTTTCTCCCCTCCACTCAGCTTATGAACAAAATCATGTTGTTGCTTTGGTGGAAATAGGAATTTGTTCAAA
This is a stretch of genomic DNA from Marivirga harenae. It encodes these proteins:
- a CDS encoding T9SS type A sorting domain-containing protein, with translation MKKLYPIVLFLIFVTKIYAQEVEVVDSINRTVSEAAEEIFQNIDNADITTGFLVDRSLSAMDFGNFTGIPQFLKDTTEHQQWKHLYGVFKRNAENETDVWNSDLILNIFTIDSLIEVRGLTGDNVFPCVFFDIDTEEWYNQYNNEKQYLLDISLNYPPQLPRIRRWLRHIDEKIEVISVLDDQEQGYGVLNDSNKVDLLNFSQVFSTLEKSWVGNENEYPIMNQEDFFEKLANSKDTDSVVPIAILNMEINRLKPTAIESDALSFEDGVLNPIGEPYEYLETINWLFASPLSLQLEGRNQQFRLDRELYVQHQSKNIESIAIDFDDENGFIELTWDDVIAVDYEDIGEKEIVVRLTYEDCSFAYSQSIIEVTENSNSTSQRYVGIADEEFHIDAGRSYEGETAGGTVSIEYGCGNDQLRKPFIIIEGFNPPEYDVFNGNSDYEGFFNSLRFNMRNSLQNAGYDLIYLNYDNGAEPIQRNAYLVQTLLKIVNEMKADNGSVEPNVVLGSSMGGLVARYALAEMERPLDGRESEEHDTRLYISFDSPHRGANFPLGMQYMVDHISYMPQLEESVEEVKRIMRSGIIDPDEFDIDFENFTQDIGSKIFDRPATKQLLIQQIRENATHHNAFMEEYHQLGMPQNTRNIAIANGSQIGEGLPFDQNDRLFRLNYFGAINGILRAIRRIGEGVNPDIREMSGFQRLLDSFKIIGIVASNNYYSRFRVEPSNPTNNIEVIYRGSVFGNLLLIPIPLNIRTVKTRNQAPLDFAPGGSFNYGLDGIPEFIVDAGPGVFSHIPTVSALDIDIENNEDYFMDVRNANILGNNLTEFDNYAAPDADFLDANLEPTFNERHTTFTNFNEALFLEEVIRNNDFTPLDLSTTNFTFSGEPYYNFTEFTDNRIYSGFINNGESLLINNDVASAFPSSNISNPNVDSHIRVTASGVSNCNYRPTEITVEDSGEIIIGDGADFTGELYMLSGTSLRFNEGSRLVINEGSSLTMDCGSQFIFEEGAEIVNNSGNLFINTEIEYIGSGEFPYDYEVGNGVNIDTENINLTGPEYVCVGDEIEFRLNNWDLINDFTFESENGEDEFFTVVEQSSDLIRIRVEQGFSGSVNLIANLRLDEACGSTAKVTKEIISGAFLNQPVSVNYAFGDAVGGGIFVEEQLCPNTDYICLLTIEDENIINKLQEVDWTGTGATVGNINTNTELGQSIVYFTTSDDPENDLLTFRLGSICGDFSSINDIDYNTKYECNSGFRVSLSPNPTSSETEVVIEDYKTNESYEMSLLSNSGNLLSTQPIKNQKTKLDISRLKSGVYYIKVDGPNGVSTRKVLVN